In the Candidatus Acidiferrales bacterium genome, one interval contains:
- a CDS encoding enoyl-CoA hydratase/isomerase family protein: MRVQSQGTKTGRVAVAGNVGSPPPKPEEFKFVKFAIEGSVARLTLNRPEHNMLNERMLGELAVGIDSLEGQPEVKLIVLDSATASFCGGIELGEYTPRRAFQVLDALQRTFTVMLDTAKPLLVIVNGPAFGGGAELAALGDLVIATPKAKFAQPEIKLGVYPPLGAAILPYIVGPKRALELVLTGEVISAERALGLGLVNRVVPEDKLAATVKEVIGQVTAHSGPVLTMAKKAILGSMGLSLREGVRQSMEIFLNELSSLEDSSEGLRAIAEKRSPQWKNR; this comes from the coding sequence ATGCGGGTTCAAAGCCAAGGAACCAAGACAGGGCGCGTCGCCGTCGCGGGCAATGTGGGGTCGCCACCGCCGAAGCCCGAAGAATTCAAGTTCGTCAAGTTTGCGATCGAAGGAAGCGTGGCTCGACTCACGTTGAATCGCCCCGAGCACAACATGCTCAACGAGCGCATGCTGGGCGAGCTGGCCGTGGGCATCGATTCCTTGGAGGGGCAGCCGGAAGTAAAACTTATCGTCCTCGATTCCGCCACAGCGTCGTTTTGCGGCGGGATTGAGCTCGGTGAATACACGCCCCGCCGCGCGTTTCAGGTGCTCGATGCGTTGCAGCGCACGTTCACCGTCATGCTCGACACAGCCAAGCCTCTGCTCGTCATCGTCAATGGGCCGGCGTTCGGCGGCGGCGCAGAACTCGCTGCGCTGGGAGATCTCGTCATCGCCACGCCGAAAGCGAAGTTCGCTCAGCCGGAAATCAAGCTTGGCGTCTATCCGCCGCTGGGTGCCGCGATTCTCCCGTATATCGTGGGACCGAAGCGCGCGCTCGAACTCGTCCTCACTGGCGAAGTCATCAGCGCGGAGCGCGCCTTGGGCCTGGGTCTTGTGAATCGAGTCGTGCCCGAGGACAAACTCGCGGCCACGGTGAAAGAGGTCATCGGCCAGGTCACCGCACATTCCGGGCCGGTGCTGACCATGGCCAAAAAAGCCATTCTGGGCTCCATGGGCCTTTCGCTGCGCGAGGGCGTGCGCCAGTCCATGGAAATTTTCCTGAACGAACTTTCCTCGCTCGAAGACTCGAGCGAAGGCCTGCGCGCGATCGCCGAAAAAAGATCGCCGCAATGGAAGAATCGCTAA
- a CDS encoding KH domain-containing protein has protein sequence MKELVEEIAKALVDHPEQVSVKSIEGEQVTVLELRVAPDDLGKVIGRQGRTAKSIRTLLGAAGMKLKKRFTLEILE, from the coding sequence ATGAAGGAACTCGTCGAGGAAATCGCGAAAGCTCTTGTCGATCATCCCGAACAGGTTTCCGTAAAATCCATCGAAGGAGAGCAAGTGACTGTGCTGGAATTGCGCGTGGCGCCGGACGATTTGGGTAAAGTGATCGGGCGCCAAGGACGCACGGCGAAATCGATTCGCACGCTGCTGGGCGCGGCGGGCATGAAATTGAAAAAGCGATTTACACTGGAAATTCTGGAATAG
- a CDS encoding ABC transporter ATP-binding protein, protein MSAQGQPMPPAGQTVAAGYMQNPVRLLVEQASFAYAAAGREAPEFTLGPVTFSARQRELVAVLGPNASGKSTLLRLLSGESKALSGRVELDGTPPSQLSLRERAQRVALVHQESSLLFPMYVWEYVMQGRYPYGHRLRFEGEADCLLAENALAQVGAKLLIDRRMDRLSGGERQRVILARALAQQPLLLLLDEPTRNLDIGGKVELMRRLQELSEQSRYTVIVVTHELNLAAEFFDLIVLMQRGKCVAAGKPADVYRRELLEQVFETPLDVDRAPSGRPRVILRGGVDAPEIMDEVAGTSSDSAPKN, encoded by the coding sequence ATGAGCGCGCAGGGCCAGCCCATGCCCCCCGCCGGTCAAACCGTCGCCGCCGGTTATATGCAGAATCCCGTGCGCCTGCTCGTCGAGCAGGCCAGTTTCGCCTATGCCGCCGCAGGCCGCGAAGCGCCGGAATTCACCCTCGGCCCCGTGACCTTCAGCGCGCGCCAGCGAGAATTGGTCGCCGTCCTCGGCCCCAACGCCAGCGGTAAATCCACTTTGCTGCGCCTGCTTTCCGGCGAATCCAAGGCTCTCTCCGGCCGCGTCGAGCTCGATGGCACGCCACCCAGTCAGTTGAGCCTCCGCGAGCGCGCCCAGCGCGTAGCTCTCGTTCATCAGGAAAGCTCGCTGCTCTTTCCCATGTACGTTTGGGAATACGTCATGCAAGGCCGTTATCCCTATGGCCATCGTCTGCGTTTCGAAGGTGAAGCCGATTGCCTTCTGGCTGAAAACGCCCTTGCGCAAGTCGGCGCTAAACTGCTCATCGACCGCCGCATGGATCGTCTTTCCGGCGGCGAACGCCAGCGCGTCATTCTCGCGCGCGCTCTCGCCCAGCAGCCGCTGCTCTTGCTCCTCGATGAGCCCACGCGCAATCTGGACATCGGCGGAAAAGTCGAATTGATGCGCCGCCTGCAGGAGCTTTCCGAGCAGAGCCGCTACACGGTGATCGTCGTCACTCACGAATTGAATCTCGCCGCGGAATTCTTCGATCTAATCGTCCTCATGCAGCGCGGCAAGTGCGTCGCCGCGGGAAAGCCGGCGGATGTCTATCGCCGCGAACTGCTCGAGCAGGTTTTCGAGACGCCTTTAGACGTCGACCGCGCGCCCAGCGGCCGCCCGCGCGTGATTTTACGCGGTGGCGTGGACGCTCCCGAAATCATGGACGAAGTGGCAGGCACGAGTTCCGATTCCGCGCCCAAGAATTGA
- a CDS encoding iron ABC transporter permease: MRPLTPRRIALICAGLGAILFAVVVVSLRVGAYPISVTDIAMTLLRGAIHHWDNIPPDYSNVIFQIRLPRIALGILVGAALSVSGGSFQALLRNPLADPYVLGVSSGAALGAIISLAWFPHQVWTMQAFAFLGALVTIAAVYFLGRRGGQLDSTTLLLAGIITASFLSAVIMFLMTTISGRELRGMAFWLMGDLSSPPEIELRYLYPILLIAIGAIYTTSSDLNLILTGEQEAHHLGVNVARVKLVVYVGASLLTGLAVSVSGAIGYVGLLVPHVIRMIFGSDHRLLIPASALGGAIAVALADTLARTIVAPTELPVGAMTAAIGAPVFIYLLKRRLA, translated from the coding sequence GTGCGCCCGCTGACGCCGCGCCGCATCGCCCTCATTTGCGCCGGCCTCGGCGCAATTTTGTTCGCCGTTGTTGTCGTCTCGCTGCGCGTCGGCGCCTATCCCATCAGCGTCACGGATATTGCCATGACGCTTCTGCGCGGCGCGATTCATCACTGGGACAACATTCCGCCCGATTATTCCAACGTCATCTTCCAGATTCGCCTGCCGCGCATCGCTCTGGGAATTCTCGTCGGTGCGGCGCTCTCGGTTTCCGGCGGCTCATTTCAAGCTTTGCTGCGCAATCCGCTCGCCGATCCCTATGTGCTGGGTGTTTCAAGCGGCGCAGCGCTCGGCGCGATTATCTCGCTGGCCTGGTTCCCCCATCAGGTCTGGACGATGCAAGCGTTCGCGTTTCTCGGCGCGCTCGTGACCATCGCCGCAGTCTATTTTCTCGGCCGTCGCGGTGGCCAGCTCGACAGCACCACGCTTCTCCTTGCCGGAATCATCACCGCTTCGTTTCTTTCCGCCGTCATTATGTTCCTGATGACCACCATCAGCGGTCGCGAACTGCGCGGCATGGCCTTCTGGCTCATGGGCGACCTCTCGAGTCCGCCCGAAATCGAGCTGCGCTATCTCTATCCCATCCTCCTGATTGCCATCGGCGCGATTTACACAACTTCTTCCGATCTGAATCTGATTCTCACCGGTGAGCAGGAAGCGCATCACCTCGGCGTCAACGTCGCCCGCGTCAAACTCGTCGTATACGTCGGCGCATCACTCCTGACCGGCCTCGCTGTTTCCGTCAGCGGCGCAATCGGCTACGTCGGCCTGCTCGTGCCGCACGTAATTCGCATGATTTTCGGCTCCGATCATCGTCTTCTGATTCCTGCGTCCGCGCTCGGCGGCGCAATTGCCGTCGCACTCGCCGACACGCTTGCGCGCACCATCGTCGCGCCCACCGAGCTTCCCGTCGGGGCCATGACCGCCGCCATCGGCGCGCCGGTATTCATCTATCTGCTCAAACGGAGGCTGGCATGA
- the ffh gene encoding signal recognition particle protein, with protein MGSESPMFENLTDKLQRAFKNLRGQGKLTEEHLDAGLAQIREALLDADVNLGVVDELIAHVRQKALGSEVLLQLSPDQQVVKIVRDELTELLGKEVRMQFASRPPSVWLIVGLQGSGKTTTTGKLGKWLGANGHRPIVVSTDVYRPAAREQLAQVAKATGTPAWPGAGTDKPLEIVRGAMKEAKLSAYDVVLVDTAGRLHIDDELMNELSLLKKELLPAEILFVADAMIGQDAVRSAGEFHKRLGLTGVVLTKLDGDARGGAALSIRKVTGAPVKFAGIGEKYDAIEPFHPDRIVSRILGMGDVLTLIEKAEKTIDEKQARELQRKIQHNEFSLEDFRDQLQQIRKMGSLEQLMGMLPKIGPFAKLPKDAAIDESRLKTAEAIINSMTAAERDDADLIDGKRRKRIARGSGTTVQEVNEVLKQYSEMRRMMKMYGNSMKGKMRGISKLRSGLSN; from the coding sequence ATGGGAAGCGAATCGCCGATGTTTGAAAATCTCACCGACAAACTGCAACGCGCGTTCAAGAACCTGCGCGGCCAAGGCAAGCTCACCGAAGAGCATCTGGACGCGGGACTGGCGCAGATTCGCGAGGCGCTGCTCGATGCGGATGTCAATTTGGGCGTTGTGGATGAGCTGATTGCGCACGTACGGCAGAAGGCGCTTGGTTCAGAAGTTCTGCTGCAGCTTTCGCCCGATCAGCAAGTAGTGAAAATCGTACGCGACGAACTCACGGAGCTGCTCGGCAAAGAAGTACGCATGCAATTCGCTTCGCGGCCGCCGTCGGTGTGGCTGATCGTCGGATTGCAAGGCTCAGGCAAAACGACGACGACGGGCAAGCTCGGCAAATGGCTCGGAGCGAACGGGCACCGGCCCATTGTGGTCTCGACGGACGTTTACCGGCCCGCCGCGCGCGAGCAACTGGCGCAAGTCGCCAAAGCGACGGGCACTCCGGCCTGGCCGGGCGCGGGTACGGACAAACCGCTGGAAATTGTGCGCGGCGCGATGAAGGAAGCGAAACTCTCGGCTTACGACGTGGTGCTCGTTGATACGGCGGGCCGGCTGCACATCGACGATGAATTGATGAACGAGCTTTCGCTGCTTAAGAAAGAGTTGTTGCCCGCGGAAATTTTGTTCGTGGCTGACGCCATGATCGGGCAGGACGCGGTGCGCTCGGCCGGAGAATTTCACAAGCGACTCGGGCTGACCGGCGTGGTGCTGACGAAGCTCGACGGCGACGCGCGCGGCGGTGCGGCCCTTTCGATTCGCAAAGTCACTGGCGCACCCGTGAAATTCGCGGGCATCGGCGAAAAATACGACGCCATCGAGCCGTTTCATCCCGACCGCATTGTCTCGCGCATTCTGGGCATGGGCGACGTGCTCACGCTGATTGAAAAAGCCGAGAAGACCATCGACGAAAAGCAAGCGCGCGAGCTGCAGCGCAAAATCCAGCATAACGAATTTTCGCTGGAGGATTTTCGCGATCAGTTGCAGCAGATCCGCAAGATGGGCTCGCTCGAGCAGCTTATGGGCATGCTGCCGAAAATCGGCCCATTCGCGAAATTGCCCAAGGATGCGGCGATCGATGAGTCGCGGCTGAAGACGGCCGAGGCGATTATCAACTCGATGACCGCAGCCGAGCGCGACGACGCGGACTTAATCGACGGCAAGCGGCGCAAGCGCATCGCGCGTGGAAGCGGAACGACGGTGCAGGAAGTGAACGAAGTCCTCAAGCAATACTCCGAAATGCGGCGCATGATGAAGATGTACGGCAATTCGATGAAGGGCAAAATGCGCGGCATCAGCAAGCTCCGCTCGGGGCTATCCAACTGA
- the rpsP gene encoding 30S ribosomal protein S16 encodes MLTIRLSRIGKKKQPAYRVVVIEKTRPRDGRFVEIVGTYDPLKKPAVIQLDAERIKYWLGCGAQPSDTVRSFLRIQKIA; translated from the coding sequence GTGTTGACGATCCGCTTGTCCCGCATTGGCAAAAAGAAGCAGCCCGCGTATCGCGTGGTGGTGATCGAAAAGACGCGTCCGCGCGACGGCCGCTTCGTTGAAATTGTCGGGACCTACGATCCGCTGAAGAAGCCTGCCGTGATTCAGCTTGACGCCGAGCGCATCAAATACTGGCTCGGCTGCGGCGCCCAGCCGAGCGATACCGTCCGCAGCTTTTTGCGAATCCAGAAAATCGCATAG
- a CDS encoding thiolase family protein — protein sequence MKNGTVYILSAVRTPIGKFGGGLAELTAPDLGVIAVRAALERAFGGAMPPERQPGEGGPVEESIRSAQGANRASAKTPWHVDELIFGNARSAGVGPNPARQIAWRAGLGDDVPAFTVNMACASGLRSIVLGWQEILTGEAGIVVAGGAESMSRVPYLIDARWGVKMGNQPLVDAMYRDGFLCPISKMIMGETAEVLAEQYKISRQEQDEFAVESHRRAARAQAGGCFRAEMVPVERTDKKGNIMRLETDEHVRADVTTEKMAKLPPVFSKTGTITAGNASGITDGAACVVLAGEERVRELAANPIARIVDATIVAVDPRVMGIGPVPAVRKLLARTGTKLEDYAAIELNEAFAAQVLACDRDLHFPRERLNPNGGAIALGHPIGCTGARIMTTLIHEIRGADGKSAAGKKGLATLCVSGGLGVAVEIEAL from the coding sequence GTGAAAAACGGGACAGTGTACATCTTGAGCGCGGTGAGGACGCCGATTGGCAAATTCGGCGGAGGGCTCGCGGAGCTGACGGCTCCGGACTTGGGCGTGATTGCCGTGCGTGCGGCTCTCGAGCGTGCTTTTGGCGGTGCCATGCCGCCGGAACGTCAGCCCGGCGAAGGTGGCCCGGTCGAAGAAAGCATCAGAAGCGCGCAGGGCGCAAATCGTGCCTCCGCAAAAACGCCCTGGCATGTCGACGAATTGATTTTCGGCAACGCGCGTTCCGCAGGCGTGGGCCCGAATCCTGCGCGGCAAATCGCCTGGCGCGCCGGCCTGGGCGATGATGTCCCCGCCTTCACCGTGAATATGGCCTGCGCCTCCGGTTTGCGCTCCATCGTACTCGGCTGGCAGGAAATCCTGACCGGCGAGGCCGGAATCGTCGTCGCTGGCGGCGCAGAGTCGATGTCGCGCGTGCCATATCTGATTGACGCGCGCTGGGGCGTGAAGATGGGCAATCAGCCGCTCGTCGACGCCATGTATCGCGACGGCTTCTTGTGCCCGATTTCGAAAATGATCATGGGCGAAACTGCCGAAGTTCTCGCCGAACAGTACAAAATTTCGCGTCAGGAGCAGGATGAGTTTGCCGTTGAAAGCCATCGCCGCGCCGCGCGCGCGCAAGCCGGAGGCTGCTTTCGCGCGGAAATGGTTCCCGTCGAGCGCACGGACAAGAAAGGCAACATCATGCGCCTCGAAACCGACGAGCACGTCCGCGCCGACGTCACCACCGAAAAAATGGCTAAGCTCCCGCCGGTCTTCAGCAAGACGGGAACCATCACCGCCGGCAACGCCAGCGGAATCACCGACGGCGCCGCATGCGTCGTCCTCGCTGGCGAAGAGCGTGTGCGCGAGCTCGCCGCGAATCCGATTGCGCGCATCGTTGACGCAACCATTGTCGCCGTGGACCCGCGCGTCATGGGCATCGGCCCCGTACCCGCCGTGCGTAAACTACTCGCGCGCACAGGCACGAAGCTCGAAGACTACGCCGCCATCGAGTTGAACGAAGCCTTCGCCGCGCAAGTCCTTGCCTGCGACCGCGATTTGCATTTTCCGCGCGAGCGCCTCAATCCCAATGGCGGCGCGATCGCTCTCGGCCATCCCATCGGCTGCACTGGCGCGCGCATCATGACCACGTTGATTCACGAAATCCGCGGCGCCGATGGAAAATCCGCCGCAGGCAAAAAGGGCCTCGCGACGCTGTGCGTCTCCGGCGGCCTCGGCGTCGCCGTGGAAATCGAAGCATTGTAA
- a CDS encoding TonB-dependent receptor produces the protein MRLFVRFLCLSVFSLLAFLGFSNFSCAQSTATIFGRVTDRSGAAIVGARISIRSTAENAAAIQSKSAADGTFSVELPPGRYRIRVAAPQMASAEKEFTLAAGEKRTWDVRLELAPLSSRVVVSSQAEPAPANTVASPVTVLTREDIEQRQAIWLASLLSSAAGASVARLGALGGIASFFLDGGNSNYTKFFVDGTPINEPGGDIDPSNLDLSNVDKIEIVHGASSALFGSDAMDGVVQIFTHRGDTTTPVLTLTGEGGTFGTGLGSGDLSGKLGQFDYSSAVSYFDSSGQGPNDAFRDTTLSGDFGYKISNTDQLRLSLRSSSSDAGQPGQTLLEPPILGQSSGLHDFAANLSWDFSTGSHWEHHLAGTESYFRDDLTDVGVYTDINQFNRAGFVEQSTYLVPKGAVSLGYNYEVENGSAGGPHERRNNQGGYLEAHYEFLPRLTGIAGVRAEDNADFGTRVVPRLGLAYLARVGSDFWGETKLRTSYGLGIKEPDFVQSFEADPCFPGNPNLSPERSNTFNAGVDQAVAQDRVRFSATFFHNTYSDIVSFASCPPPSFGPCALPVPPGCPSAELNAVGYGEFFNTDLSRAFGVNTTIEARPFAWLAIIGNYSYDDTRVLKAPNAFDPTLTPGNRLFLRPLNSADLILNATIRHMDWNVAGYFVGRETDSDFLGLGFTSNPGYFRLDMGTQFPLWHGITAMAHVENLLDRKYQYAVGYPALGLNYRAGVKYTWGGK, from the coding sequence ATGAGACTTTTCGTTCGATTCCTTTGCCTTTCCGTTTTTTCTCTTTTAGCGTTTCTCGGTTTTTCGAATTTCAGCTGCGCACAATCCACAGCAACCATTTTCGGCCGCGTCACAGACCGCAGTGGCGCAGCCATCGTCGGCGCGCGAATTTCCATTCGCTCAACAGCCGAAAACGCCGCCGCAATTCAATCCAAAAGCGCCGCGGACGGAACATTCTCTGTGGAACTTCCCCCGGGACGCTATCGCATCCGCGTCGCTGCTCCGCAAATGGCCAGCGCGGAAAAGGAATTCACTCTGGCGGCCGGAGAAAAGCGCACTTGGGACGTGCGCCTGGAATTGGCGCCGCTCTCTTCGCGAGTCGTCGTCTCTTCTCAGGCCGAGCCTGCGCCGGCAAACACCGTCGCATCTCCGGTGACCGTACTGACGCGCGAAGATATCGAACAGCGCCAAGCGATTTGGCTCGCCTCCCTGCTTTCTTCCGCCGCGGGAGCCAGCGTCGCGCGCCTTGGCGCGCTCGGTGGCATCGCTTCATTCTTCCTCGACGGCGGAAACTCGAACTACACCAAGTTCTTCGTTGATGGTACGCCCATCAACGAGCCAGGCGGCGACATCGACCCGTCGAATCTCGATCTCTCCAACGTCGACAAAATCGAAATCGTTCATGGCGCTTCGAGCGCACTCTTTGGCTCTGACGCAATGGACGGCGTCGTGCAAATCTTCACGCACCGCGGCGACACAACAACTCCTGTCCTCACGCTCACTGGCGAAGGCGGTACGTTCGGCACCGGTCTTGGCAGCGGCGATTTGAGCGGCAAACTCGGTCAGTTCGATTATTCCTCGGCGGTTTCGTATTTCGATAGCAGCGGTCAGGGACCAAATGACGCTTTTCGCGACACTACGCTTTCCGGCGATTTCGGCTACAAAATCAGCAATACGGATCAGCTGCGGCTCTCGCTGCGCAGCTCTTCAAGCGACGCGGGCCAGCCGGGCCAGACTCTGCTCGAACCTCCCATCCTCGGCCAGTCGTCCGGCCTGCACGATTTCGCCGCCAATCTCAGCTGGGATTTTTCCACCGGCTCGCACTGGGAGCATCATCTTGCGGGCACCGAATCCTATTTTCGTGATGACCTCACCGACGTCGGTGTTTATACCGACATCAACCAATTCAATCGCGCCGGCTTCGTCGAACAGTCCACGTATCTCGTCCCGAAGGGCGCTGTCTCGCTCGGCTACAACTACGAAGTCGAAAACGGTTCCGCGGGCGGGCCGCACGAGCGCCGCAATAATCAGGGCGGCTATCTCGAAGCGCATTACGAATTCCTTCCGCGCTTGACCGGCATCGCCGGCGTCCGCGCCGAGGACAATGCCGATTTTGGCACGCGCGTCGTCCCGCGCCTTGGCCTTGCCTATCTCGCGCGCGTCGGCAGCGATTTCTGGGGCGAGACGAAGCTGCGCACTTCCTACGGCCTCGGCATTAAGGAGCCGGACTTCGTGCAATCTTTTGAAGCCGATCCTTGTTTTCCCGGAAATCCGAATCTCAGTCCCGAGCGCAGCAACACGTTCAACGCCGGTGTGGATCAGGCCGTCGCGCAGGATCGCGTGAGATTCTCCGCGACGTTTTTTCACAATACCTATAGCGATATCGTCAGCTTCGCATCGTGTCCGCCGCCGTCGTTTGGCCCGTGCGCGCTGCCCGTGCCGCCGGGATGTCCCTCGGCGGAGCTCAACGCCGTCGGCTACGGCGAATTCTTCAATACGGATTTGTCTCGCGCCTTCGGAGTCAACACGACGATCGAAGCCCGGCCCTTCGCGTGGCTCGCTATCATCGGCAATTACTCGTACGACGACACGCGCGTTCTCAAAGCGCCGAATGCCTTCGATCCAACGCTCACGCCCGGAAATCGCTTGTTTCTCCGTCCGTTGAATTCCGCTGACCTGATCTTGAACGCGACAATTCGTCACATGGATTGGAACGTTGCCGGATATTTCGTCGGCCGCGAAACCGACAGCGATTTTCTCGGCCTCGGCTTCACGAGCAATCCCGGCTACTTCCGCCTCGACATGGGAACGCAATTCCCGCTCTGGCACGGCATCACGGCCATGGCCCATGTCGAAAATCTCCTCGACCGCAAATATCAATACGCCGTTGGCTATCCCGCGCTTGGTCTCAACTATCGCGCCGGCGTCAAATACACCTGGGGCGGCAAATAG
- a CDS encoding helix-turn-helix transcriptional regulator translates to MARIRNEIRRLRFEHGEMTQQQLAEKINVTRQTVNAIELGKYSPSLEAAFRIAAVFGQPLETVFHYSEND, encoded by the coding sequence ATGGCCAGGATCCGCAACGAGATCAGGCGCTTGCGTTTTGAACACGGCGAGATGACTCAGCAGCAGTTGGCCGAAAAAATCAACGTCACACGCCAGACTGTGAACGCCATCGAACTCGGAAAATATTCACCATCGCTCGAGGCCGCCTTCCGCATCGCCGCCGTATTCGGCCAGCCTCTCGAAACCGTCTTCCACTATTCCGAAAACGACTAG
- a CDS encoding IS1 family transposase has product MANILAAEKQVAVISALAEGSGIRQIERMTGVNRNTIMSLGVRVGKGCAALLDAKMRDLECSHLQMDELWGFIGKKQKHVTPEDNPELGDVWTFCAIDQETKLVPSFKVGKRDADTANAFMSDLASRLKIRTQLSSDALPAYIEAVEQAFGANVDFAQVIKVFESQAADAEVIRTDKIRRTGRPDLGIASTSHVERLNGTTRLHMRRLTRLTYAFSKKRENFEAAVALHFAYYNFVKRHNTLRCTPAMAAGIEREFWTVKDLVQAA; this is encoded by the coding sequence ATGGCAAACATCCTAGCAGCGGAAAAGCAAGTCGCGGTGATTAGCGCACTGGCGGAAGGCTCTGGGATTCGCCAGATTGAGCGCATGACGGGCGTAAACCGGAATACCATTATGTCGCTGGGCGTGCGCGTCGGAAAGGGCTGCGCCGCGCTGCTAGATGCCAAGATGCGCGACCTGGAATGCTCGCACTTGCAGATGGATGAACTATGGGGATTCATTGGCAAGAAGCAGAAGCATGTGACGCCGGAAGATAACCCAGAGCTAGGGGACGTTTGGACGTTCTGCGCAATTGATCAAGAAACGAAGCTCGTACCATCGTTCAAGGTTGGCAAGCGCGATGCGGATACAGCCAATGCCTTTATGAGTGACCTAGCGTCACGCCTCAAGATTCGCACGCAACTTTCCTCTGACGCGCTTCCCGCCTACATCGAAGCGGTAGAGCAAGCCTTCGGCGCGAACGTGGACTTCGCGCAAGTCATCAAAGTTTTCGAGAGTCAGGCTGCGGACGCGGAAGTGATTCGTACCGACAAGATACGGCGCACAGGACGCCCCGATCTAGGGATTGCATCTACCAGCCATGTTGAGCGACTGAACGGGACAACGCGGCTTCACATGCGCCGCTTGACTCGTTTGACCTACGCATTCAGCAAAAAGCGCGAGAACTTCGAGGCAGCCGTTGCGCTCCACTTTGCCTACTACAATTTTGTGAAGCGGCACAATACGCTGCGATGCACGCCAGCGATGGCAGCAGGAATCGAGCGAGAATTTTGGACGGTTAAGGATTTAGTACAGGCCGCATGA
- a CDS encoding ABC transporter substrate-binding protein, producing MTGVPKSLEQFRRRLAAACGVAALACCSGARTNAGVCSTMLQAAVSEQTSAPVAVPAKKMTREVVDEVGRHVIIPNDVRRIVSLAPNLTEIVYALGAQDRLAGVSAFTDYPPDAKTKPSVGMPVNPSLEAIAGAQPDVVLVTSAINRLETVNALEQAGIAVYATDPHTVEGTLDSIRHIGGVIGAQTQAETLVAKLQQQLDALKAKLAGVAPTRVLFVVWDQPLQSIGENTFIADALRWAGAESVIHTKQNWPLVGMEEIVKLNPGYIIYAENQMGEDAGNDSPASLDISAAIARHLTELRGEPGWRDLPAVRDGHVAVISDEVNLPAPGLVGAIEQLAQELHPEAFTPKQPAEPNASEEHSASRLWVSLRQQPGSEERSCAR from the coding sequence ATGACGGGCGTGCCGAAAAGCCTGGAGCAGTTCCGGCGAAGACTCGCCGCAGCATGCGGCGTCGCTGCGCTCGCATGTTGCTCTGGCGCCCGAACAAACGCGGGTGTGTGCAGCACGATGCTGCAAGCTGCTGTCTCGGAGCAAACCTCTGCGCCAGTCGCTGTGCCTGCCAAAAAAATGACGCGCGAAGTCGTTGATGAAGTCGGCCGTCACGTCATCATTCCAAATGACGTCCGCCGCATCGTTTCTCTCGCGCCCAACCTCACCGAAATTGTCTACGCGCTCGGTGCCCAGGATCGCCTCGCCGGCGTCTCCGCGTTCACCGACTATCCGCCTGACGCGAAGACCAAGCCCAGCGTCGGGATGCCCGTGAATCCCAGCCTCGAGGCCATCGCCGGCGCTCAACCTGACGTTGTGCTGGTAACCTCGGCAATCAATCGCCTGGAAACCGTCAACGCTCTCGAGCAGGCGGGCATTGCTGTCTATGCAACGGATCCGCACACCGTCGAAGGAACCCTCGATTCCATCCGTCACATTGGCGGTGTGATTGGCGCGCAGACACAAGCGGAAACTCTCGTTGCGAAATTGCAGCAGCAGCTCGATGCTTTGAAAGCAAAGCTCGCCGGAGTCGCGCCCACGCGTGTCTTGTTCGTCGTGTGGGATCAGCCGCTGCAGTCCATCGGCGAAAACACATTTATCGCCGACGCCTTACGTTGGGCTGGAGCGGAATCCGTGATTCATACCAAACAAAATTGGCCACTAGTCGGCATGGAGGAAATCGTAAAGCTCAACCCCGGTTACATCATTTACGCGGAGAATCAAATGGGCGAAGACGCTGGCAATGATTCGCCCGCATCGCTGGACATTAGTGCCGCCATTGCGCGGCATCTCACCGAGCTTCGCGGCGAACCCGGCTGGCGCGATTTGCCCGCCGTGCGCGATGGTCACGTCGCCGTCATCAGCGACGAAGTGAATCTTCCTGCGCCGGGACTTGTTGGCGCTATCGAACAACTGGCGCAAGAGCTGCATCCCGAAGCCTTCACGCCGAAACAGCCCGCGGAGCCAAACGCGAGCGAAGAGCACTCAGCATCGCGCCTCTGGGTTTCCTTGCGTCAGCAGCCAGGATCGGAGGAACGCTCGTGCGCCCGCTGA